CGCTCGAGCCGATCGTCGACTTTTACGTCGAGGATATCGGCGCAGAACGGTGGCTCAAACAGCCCGATTGCACGATCCTCACCTACGACAATCTTCTGCTCGGATTCTGTGCTCGCGAGAGCGCCGAAACGGACGGCACGATCACGTTCGTCTTCGACACCGCGAACGAGGTCGACGCGATGTACGACCGCCTTGCGGGTCGGGCGCTCGGCGAACCGGTCGAGAACGACCGCTATCGAATCTACCAGTTCTTCGCCGAGGATCCGGAGGGACGGACGCTCGAGTTTCAGACGTTTCGCCACGAGACTGATTCGCTGTAAGAGAAGTCAGACAACCAAACAGACGCTCAATCGGCCGAACTCGAGGTCGCCTCGCTCTCGACGCCCGATTCGACGGCGTCGACGCGCTGGTCGGCGGGGAACCACGCCAGGTCGTGGTCGGCGGTCACCCTGACGGCGACGCGCTCGTCCAGGTCGATCCGATCCGAGTGGTTGTGCATACACTCGATGGTCTCGCCGTCGTCGAGTTCGACACGGTAGAGGATCGTCGGGCCGAGGTAGCGCCGGTAGACGACCGTCCCGTCGGCCTCGGGGCCGCTTGCGGGGTAAGCCGTTACGTCGTCGGGGCGCAGGAGGAGGTCGATGTCGGTCCCGTCGTACTCGGCGACGAGGCCGTCGACGTCCGCTCGCAGGACGCGACCCAGGGCCGTCGAGACGTGGTCGCCGCGGACGGTTCCCGACAGGAAGCTCGCGTGCCCGAGAAAGCCCGCAACGAACCGCGACTTGGGGTGCTGGAAGACGCGTTCGGGTTCGTCGATCTGCTCCAGATCGCCGTCGTTCATGACGGCCACCCGGTCTGACACCGAGAGCGCCTCCTCCTGGTCGTGGGTGACCGAGACGGCCGTCACGCCGGTTTCCTTGATGATTCGGCGAACCTCCTCGCGCATCTCGACGCGGAGGTCGACGTCGAGGTTCGAGAACGGCTCGTCCAGGAGTAACATCTCGGGTTCGGGAGCGAGCGAGCGAGCCAGTGCGACTCGCTGTTGCTGGCCGCCGGAGAGTTCCTCGGGATAGTCGTCGTCGTGTTCGCTCAGGTTCACGAGAGCGAGCAATTCGTCGACGCGGGCCTCCCTTTCGGCCGTGGGCCAGTCGGTGAGCCCGAACGCGACGTTCTCCCTGGCCGTCAGGTGCGGAAAGAGCGCGAACTCCTGGAATACGATGCCGACGCCGCGGTCTTCCGGCGGAACGAACGACCCGTTCCCGGCCACGGACGTCCCGTCGAGGCGAATCTCCCCGCCGTTCGGTCGCTCGAGGCCCGCGATGAGTCGGAGCGTCGTCGTCTTTCCGCACCCGGACGGCCCGAGGAGAGTCAGAATTTCGCCGTCCTGGACGGTGAGTGAGAGGTCGTCGATGACCGCCTCGGAGCCGTAGTGCTTCGCGACGCCCTCGAGTTCGAGGATGACGTCGCTGGTCGGCGGTGCGTCCGCGAGTCGGTCGTCGGCCGTCGATGTGAGCAGAGATTCGTGAGCCATTGGCAACCGCTGTCTTCGTTAGTTTAGGCTACCCTAAATCACTTATAGCTGCCGGTCCGTTCCCGACAGGTCAGAATCGAGTCCCTGCGAGTGGCTACAGTTCGACGCCGCTCGGGATCAGGCTCCGGTGTCGGAGCAGGTCGCCGTCGTCGTCGTAGACGAGAAACGTGCGTTTGTCGTACTCGACGAACGGTTCGCCGTCGAGGGTGATCGTGACGTGGTAGCGCCCGCCGTCGTCGGTCGTTCCCTCGCCGTAGCCACGGGCGGCCCGGATGAACTGGAGGACGTCCTGGGCAGGGACGTTGAGTTCGAGAACGAACTCGCCGGTCACGCGGTTCGTGACGCTGACGACGCCGTCGGTATCCTCGGCATCGACTGGACCCTGGAGTCGAAGCGCGGCATCCGTCTGGCCAGCCTCGAGTGGCTCGCCATCGGGGTCAGTAAGACGATCTCGGAGAAGTGTCGCTGGACCGGTACAGTCGATCGTTACGGCAGGTTTCTTCGGGTCGCTGTCGGTCTCGATCCAGTCGACGTTGCTGGCAGATAGCGTGAAGTGCTCGCGCTTCATTACGCAAAGACGCCTTCGCACTCACGGGGTATGAACGTAACGCCCATTGTGCGTTTTCTGCACATCCGAGCAAGACAGCCCAGCCGGGAAGGCGGTGCTGACGTCCGTCGAATTCACGCGTCGGGCACTCGGCAGATGGCCATCTGATTTAAGGCGATACGGCCTCACCGTAGAAGAGACTGCGAACAGAGACGATGGAACCACACAGCGACACCGATGCGGCAGCCGAACTCGACACCACCGCGGACACTACCGAGAACGCGAAGGTCCCCGCGAGTAACCCGTCGTCGGCAACCGACGCGAACGAGAGGAGCGACGGCGACGGTCCAACGGCTGCAAGCGTCCAGGACGCCGGAACCAACGAGAACGCCGGAACCAACGAGAACGCCGGAACCGACGAAATCCCCTCGGCCGTCGATGACGACACGACGATCCCTCCCGACTCGACCCTCGAGTCCACCTTCGACCAGATTCGACGAACGCTGCGTCGAGTGGTCGAGGTGCTACAGGGCTCGCACATCGACGTGACGGCCTACGACCCTGCCGCGCACGGCCCGCTCGTCACGTTCGACGACGCTGACGGGCTCGAGGAGGTCGACCGCTACTGGGTGAACGCCCCCTTCTCGTTCGTCGTGGTTCAGTACGACGAGGCGGCTAACCACCACCGCTACCGGACGGTCGAACCCACGCTCACCGACGAGGAGCGACTCGTGCTCGAGACGCTCCTCGAGGACGTGCGCGATCCGCTGCTCTACCGACAGACCGACGAGGACGAAGACGTCGAGACGCTGCTTCGATCCACCGTCCGCGAGTACCTCGAGCGCTACGGCGCGGAGGTCGATATGGCGACGTTCTACCGCCTCTTTTACTACATATTCAGGGACTTTCGAGGCTACGGGCGACTCGACCCGATCATGCACGACCCGCACGTCGAAGACGTCTCCTGTGACGGGTACGATCTCCCCATCTTCGTCTACCACGATCAGTACACGGACGTCCAGACGGACGTTAGCTTCGGCGAGGACGAACTCGATCGGTTCGTCGTCCGTCTCGCCCAGCACTCCGGGCGCCACATCTCCATCGGCGACCCGATGGTCGAGACGACCCTCGAGGACGGCTCCCGGGCCGAACTCGCCCTCGGGACGGAGGTCACGCCACGCGGATCGGCGTTCACCATCCGGAAGTACGCCGACGAACCGCTCACGCCGGTCGACCTCGTCCGGTACGGAACGTTTAGCGTCGAGCAGATGGCCTACCTCTGGCTAGCCATCGAGCACAACAAAAGCCTGCTCTTCGCCGGCGGGACCGCCTCGGGGAAGACGACGAGCATGAACGCCATCTCGATGTTCGTCCCGCCGCGCTCGAAGGTCCTCACCATCGAGGACACCCGCGAACTTCAGTTACACCACGACAACTGGCTCTCCTCGGTCACTCGCGAGCGCGTTCACGAGGGGAAGAACGTCACCATGTACGACCTCCTGCGGTCGGCGCTTCGCCACCGCCCCGAGTACATCGTCGTGGGGGAGGTTCGCGGCGAGGAGGCCATCACGCTCTTCCAGGCGATGAACACCGGCCACACGACCTACTCGACGATGCACGCTGACTCCGTGCAGACGGTCATCAACCGCCTCGAGAACGAGCCGATCAACGTCCCCCGAGCGATGGTCCAGAGCCTGGACATCCTCTCGGTGCAGACGCTCACCAGGCTCGGCGGCGAGCGCGTTCGGCGGAACAAGGTCCTCGCAGAGATCGAGGGCATCGACCAACGAACGGGCGAGCTGGACTACTCGACGGCCTACTCCTGGGACGGCGAGACGGACACGTTCACCGCCGAAACCAGCCACGTCGTGGCCGAGATTCAACACGAACGCGGCTGGACCCAGCGGGAACTCCTGACCGAACGACGCAACCGGGAACGATTCCTCGAGTACGCGCTCGAACACGAGATTTCGGACTACCGACGATTCACGGCGCTCGTTAACGAGTACTACGCCGACCAGGAACGCGTGCTCGAGCGGATCGAGGACGCGAGCGAGAGCGACGGACTCGACGGACTCGAGACAAGTGAAACCGGGACCGGCGAACTCGACGGAGTCGACGGAAGCACGAGCGGCGAAACCGAGACCGGCGAAAGCACGAACGACGCGGACGCGACACCGCCGAAGCGAGCGGGTGACTCGCTCGAAACGGAGTGACGCGGAGAGACCGACTGCACCCACAATCATGACCCGCGCAAACTTCCTCCCGCTCGCGTTCGCGGTCGTCCTCTGTTCGCCGATCCTGCTCGCGGCCGTCAACCGGGGGGTCGATACGCTCCTCGCCCGGACGGCGGATCGGCTCTTCGGCCCCTACGTCGAGGAGTTCAGGTCCGAACACCCCGGGAGACAGGACGCGCTTCGAGCGGCACACATCCCGACCACCTACCGCGAGTACGGGGCGAAGTCGCTCCTCTACGCCGGCCTGCTCGCCGTCGTCGGCAGTATTCTCGGCATCTACGTCAGCTGGGGACTTCTCCTCGTCCTCTCGATCGAACCCGCGGTGATGCGCGAGCAACTGCCGGGTGCCCTCTCCTTTCTCGCGAACGTCGCCGGCATCCCGACGCTCTCGGCACTCGAGCTATTCGGGCTCTTACTCGTCTCCTGTCTGACCCTCGGCGTGCTCGCCGGCGTCGGCACCTACTGGTTTCGGTGGTGGTACCCGGGCTACGTCGCCGATAACCGGGCACGACGGATCGAGTACACCCTGCCGTCGACCGTCGCGTTCATTTACGCCCTCTCACAGAGCGGGATGGAGTTTCCGACGGTCGTTCGTATCGTCGCCGCGCACGACGACACCTACGGGGAGGCCGCGAGCGAGTTTCGCGTCGCCGTCCGGAACATGGACACCTTCGGCACGGACGTGATCACGGCGCTGCAGACGATGAGCCGACGTTCCCCGAGCCCCCAGTTTCGGGAGTTCTCTGAGAACCTGATCAGCGTCCTCAAGAGCGGCCACAGCCTCTCGTCGTTCCTCGAGCGCCAGTACCACGACTACCAGGAGGAGTCGGAGTCCCAGCAAGAACGTATGCTCGACTTGCTCGGCACGCTCGCGGAATCGTACGTCACCGTCCTGGTCGCCGGGCCGCTGTTTCTCATCACGATCCTGTTCGTCATCGGCATCTCCGTCGGCGACACCCTCGGCCCCCTGCAAGTGTTGATCTACGTCATCCTGCCGTTTGGCAACCTGGCATTCATCGTCTACCTGAGCATGGTCACCGACTCGGTCAACCCCGGCCGAACGATCGACGAAGGCGACGTCGACGACCCGGGACCGTACCAGCAGGCTCTCGCCCGAACCGACGGTGGACTCCAAAACGACACCTCGCCAAATGTCGAGCGAATCCACATCTACAGGCGTCTCCGAGCGGTTCGAGAGCGACTGGGATCTCCCCTCGAGACGCTGCTCGACCGGCCGGCACGCTCGCTCCTGGTAACGGGACCGATCGCGCTCGGGTTGATCGCCTGGCGGCTCCCCGAGGCGACGACCAAGGCCGGAATCGACGCGGCCGTCATCGACGACGTCCTGGTCGTCGCCGGTCTCCTCGTGGGCACCACGTTCGCCGTCCTGTATGCGATTCATCGACGACGAATCGACGCCGTCGAAGCGGCCATCCCGGACTTCCTCGACCGACTCGCGAGCGTCAACGAGGCCGGGGTAGCGCTCGTTTCGGCGATCGGTCGCCTCCGCGACTCGGACCTCGGCGCACTCGACGTCGAACTCGAGCGCATTTGGGCGGACGTCCAGTGGGGGGCCGAGTTGGAGACGGCGCTCGTCCGGTTCGGCATCCGGGTTCGGACGCGGGCGGCCTCCCGCGTCGTAACGCTCCTGACGGAAGCGATGAACGCCAGCGGGAACCTCGCGACCGTGTTGCGAATCGCCGCCCGTCAGGCCGCGGCCGACCGACGGCTCAAGCGCGCCCGCCAACAGGCGATGCTCGAGTACATGGTCGTCGTCTACATCTCGTTTCTCGTCTTCCTGTTCATCATCGCCGTCCTGGCGGGCTACATGCTGCCGACGCTCCAGGCGGCCGCCGTCGAGGGCGGCAGCGAGTCGCTCGAATCGTCCCAGGTCGATGGGCTGTCGGGACTCGACAACGTCGACGCCGCGACGTACACGCTCCTGTTCTACCACGCGACGCTCATTCAGGGGGCGCTCTCGGGGCTGATCGCCGGGCAGCTAAGCACAGGAGACGTGAAAGCCGGGGTGAAACACGCCGTGGCGATGGTCGCGCTCTCGTTCGTGCTGTTTGCGGTCGTGATCTGAGGAGTACCGTTCGTTGTCGTAGTCTGAGGTGACGTTCGCGGTCGGTAGTTGAAGAGTAACGTTCGCGGCCGAGAGCTATCGAGAGTTGAGCCAAAAGTCGAGCCAGAGCGGCCGCTACCGCCTTTCGTTCGTCGGTGTCGTACTCGAGTTACACCTCTCTACGGCGGCGTACTCGCGTCACTCCTCGCCAGTTTGGCCGTCGGTGTTTGTGTCGGAATCGTCGACGGTAATACGGCGAGGCTCGACGGGTTCGTCGTTCCCGCCCTTGCCGCCGCCGACTGGAATCTTCGTCTGCAACTCGCTGGCGAACGACTGGACCCGGTCGAGCAGCGTTTCGACTTCCTGTTCGAACTCCTCGACGGATCGTTCGACGTAGTGGACGCGCCGGGTCGGGATCCGCCGGATGATGTCGTGGCCATCCTCGTCCTCGTCGGTCTTGATGATCCAGTGGTCCTGGAAGTACGCGACGTGTTCGTTCGGGATCGTCTTCCTGACGGTTCCCTCCTCCGGTTCTTCGTAGACGATCGTGGCCTCGCCGAGATCGCGTTGGATCTCGAGGTCGTCGTCGACAACGTCGGTCATGGACGAACGTGCGCCACGAGTGGGTGTAGGGATTGTGCTTGCAACGAAGCAGTCAGCCAGCGGCCAGAGAAGCCGATGGATTCTATGACCTCTGGCAGTACCGACACTGCGCATCGACCGACGCGTTCGAACGGGCCCGCCACCGGCAGGAACGAACGTTTTTGGTTCGACACCACCGACCTCGAGCCAGATGGACAGACGGAGCGAGGTACGGGAGACATACGATCGGATCGCCACCCACTTCGCCTCTACGCGCGAGTACGCCTGGCCCGAGGTGGAGGCGTTCGTCGACGAGTACGTCGGCAGTGCAGACGACCCGGAACTCGGTCTCGACCTCGGCTGTGGCAACTGCCGCCACGCCGAAGTGCTCGCCGAACGGCTCCAGCGCGTCGTCGGCCTGGACGTTAGCCGCGGGTTACTCGAGACCGGTCGGGACCGTGCCCTGGAGCGTGGATTCTCGGTGGATCTCGTTCTCGTACAGGGGGAGGCCGCGTCCCTTCCGCTCCGAAGCGACATCGTGGACGCTGCCGTCTACGTCGCGACGATTCACCACCTGCCGACCAGGAGGGCGCGCGTGGCGAGCCTCGACGAACTCGCTCGGGTGCTCGACCCCCAGGGCATTGCCCTCGTAAGCGCCTGGAGCACCGCCCACGACGCCTTCGAGGAGACCACGGGCTTCGATACAACCGTCGAGTGGACGCTCCCCGGTGGCGAGGCAGTCGATCGCTTCTACCACATCTACGATCCCGACGAGTTCGAGGCCGATCTCGAGACGAGCGCGCTCGAAACCGTCTCTCTCGAGATCTCGAGCGGCAACTGCTACGCGGTGGTTCAGCCTCGTTCCTGACTCGGGTCGGCGATGGCTCGAAGACTGCCGAGAGCGAAACCGGTACCGTTTCTCCCTCCCACCGTCTCGAGACACACATGGCCGATCTGAATCCCATCGCGAAGCGCATCCACAACGTCTCGCCCAGGCCGGTTCGGCTCACCCTCGATGACGGAACCGAGGCCGTGTTCGAGATGGACTGGGTGGAGTTCTTCCAGCAGGAGTTCAAAGCCGAAGGAAGCCGTGAGGACGAACCCGACGTCGAGTACCGGTTCGTCTCGAGCGCGGACAACGAGTCCGTCCTCGTCGGTCGCCGGGCGTCGAGGGAGGAGGGGGACGAGGAGGGCTGGTCGATGGTCGGACGCGTGCTCGAGGCCGAGGCGGCCGACGAGTAGCGAGTCGGCACCGCCGGTCGATCACCTCGATCGTCACTCCGGCGGTCCCCGCCACGCCGTCGCGTCGTCAGCCGGTTCGTAGCCGATGACCTCGCGTGCGTGCTCGAGGTCGAACCAGCTTCGGTCGCTCGCACTGCGGCCGTAGAAGACGTCGAACTCGCCCCGTTCGTCGACAGCCTCGTCTCGAGCAGCCCCGCGCTCGAGACAGCGAGCGACCTCCCGGGCGAGGTCCCGACGCGACTGCCACAGACACTTCTGGCGGGCGACCTGCTCCTCGTAATCATCGCTGTCTCGCTCGAAGTCACCCCGGTCAACGCCGCGCTCGGCGTCCCCGTAGGGGTGGTCGTACTCTGGATCGCGAACCGAACCGATCCGAATCGCGTAGCAGTTCACTCCGTGGGCGTCCGCCGCCAGCTGCCCCATCGCTTCGCCGAATACCTTGACGACGCCGTAGCGGGAGTCGGGCCGCGGCGAGACGGTGTGATCGACCAGGAGGTCGTAATCCGTTCCGTAAATCTCGGGAGCGTTCTGCACTTCGTACATGCCGACCGCGTGGTTCGAGGATGCGTAGACGACCGTGTCGACGCCCTCGCTGGTCGCCGCTTCGAAGACGTTGCCGATCGCCTGGCAACTCGCGGCGAACCCCTCGCTCCAGGCGAGCGATTTCGATCCTGGACCACCGAGGAAGTCGGGCATCCCCAGG
This region of Natronosalvus halobius genomic DNA includes:
- a CDS encoding VOC family protein encodes the protein MSGIVFFGTESLEPIVDFYVEDIGAERWLKQPDCTILTYDNLLLGFCARESAETDGTITFVFDTANEVDAMYDRLAGRALGEPVENDRYRIYQFFAEDPEGRTLEFQTFRHETDSL
- a CDS encoding ABC transporter ATP-binding protein is translated as MAHESLLTSTADDRLADAPPTSDVILELEGVAKHYGSEAVIDDLSLTVQDGEILTLLGPSGCGKTTTLRLIAGLERPNGGEIRLDGTSVAGNGSFVPPEDRGVGIVFQEFALFPHLTARENVAFGLTDWPTAEREARVDELLALVNLSEHDDDYPEELSGGQQQRVALARSLAPEPEMLLLDEPFSNLDVDLRVEMREEVRRIIKETGVTAVSVTHDQEEALSVSDRVAVMNDGDLEQIDEPERVFQHPKSRFVAGFLGHASFLSGTVRGDHVSTALGRVLRADVDGLVAEYDGTDIDLLLRPDDVTAYPASGPEADGTVVYRRYLGPTILYRVELDDGETIECMHNHSDRIDLDERVAVRVTADHDLAWFPADQRVDAVESGVESEATSSSAD
- a CDS encoding DUF5793 family protein, whose product is MKREHFTLSASNVDWIETDSDPKKPAVTIDCTGPATLLRDRLTDPDGEPLEAGQTDAALRLQGPVDAEDTDGVVSVTNRVTGEFVLELNVPAQDVLQFIRAARGYGEGTTDDGGRYHVTITLDGEPFVEYDKRTFLVYDDDGDLLRHRSLIPSGVEL
- a CDS encoding type II/IV secretion system ATPase subunit, coding for MEPHSDTDAAAELDTTADTTENAKVPASNPSSATDANERSDGDGPTAASVQDAGTNENAGTNENAGTDEIPSAVDDDTTIPPDSTLESTFDQIRRTLRRVVEVLQGSHIDVTAYDPAAHGPLVTFDDADGLEEVDRYWVNAPFSFVVVQYDEAANHHRYRTVEPTLTDEERLVLETLLEDVRDPLLYRQTDEDEDVETLLRSTVREYLERYGAEVDMATFYRLFYYIFRDFRGYGRLDPIMHDPHVEDVSCDGYDLPIFVYHDQYTDVQTDVSFGEDELDRFVVRLAQHSGRHISIGDPMVETTLEDGSRAELALGTEVTPRGSAFTIRKYADEPLTPVDLVRYGTFSVEQMAYLWLAIEHNKSLLFAGGTASGKTTSMNAISMFVPPRSKVLTIEDTRELQLHHDNWLSSVTRERVHEGKNVTMYDLLRSALRHRPEYIVVGEVRGEEAITLFQAMNTGHTTYSTMHADSVQTVINRLENEPINVPRAMVQSLDILSVQTLTRLGGERVRRNKVLAEIEGIDQRTGELDYSTAYSWDGETDTFTAETSHVVAEIQHERGWTQRELLTERRNRERFLEYALEHEISDYRRFTALVNEYYADQERVLERIEDASESDGLDGLETSETGTGELDGVDGSTSGETETGESTNDADATPPKRAGDSLETE
- a CDS encoding type II secretion system F family protein, whose product is MTRANFLPLAFAVVLCSPILLAAVNRGVDTLLARTADRLFGPYVEEFRSEHPGRQDALRAAHIPTTYREYGAKSLLYAGLLAVVGSILGIYVSWGLLLVLSIEPAVMREQLPGALSFLANVAGIPTLSALELFGLLLVSCLTLGVLAGVGTYWFRWWYPGYVADNRARRIEYTLPSTVAFIYALSQSGMEFPTVVRIVAAHDDTYGEAASEFRVAVRNMDTFGTDVITALQTMSRRSPSPQFREFSENLISVLKSGHSLSSFLERQYHDYQEESESQQERMLDLLGTLAESYVTVLVAGPLFLITILFVIGISVGDTLGPLQVLIYVILPFGNLAFIVYLSMVTDSVNPGRTIDEGDVDDPGPYQQALARTDGGLQNDTSPNVERIHIYRRLRAVRERLGSPLETLLDRPARSLLVTGPIALGLIAWRLPEATTKAGIDAAVIDDVLVVAGLLVGTTFAVLYAIHRRRIDAVEAAIPDFLDRLASVNEAGVALVSAIGRLRDSDLGALDVELERIWADVQWGAELETALVRFGIRVRTRAASRVVTLLTEAMNASGNLATVLRIAARQAAADRRLKRARQQAMLEYMVVVYISFLVFLFIIAVLAGYMLPTLQAAAVEGGSESLESSQVDGLSGLDNVDAATYTLLFYHATLIQGALSGLIAGQLSTGDVKAGVKHAVAMVALSFVLFAVVI
- a CDS encoding class I SAM-dependent methyltransferase, coding for MDRRSEVRETYDRIATHFASTREYAWPEVEAFVDEYVGSADDPELGLDLGCGNCRHAEVLAERLQRVVGLDVSRGLLETGRDRALERGFSVDLVLVQGEAASLPLRSDIVDAAVYVATIHHLPTRRARVASLDELARVLDPQGIALVSAWSTAHDAFEETTGFDTTVEWTLPGGEAVDRFYHIYDPDEFEADLETSALETVSLEISSGNCYAVVQPRS
- a CDS encoding transcriptional regulator codes for the protein MADLNPIAKRIHNVSPRPVRLTLDDGTEAVFEMDWVEFFQQEFKAEGSREDEPDVEYRFVSSADNESVLVGRRASREEGDEEGWSMVGRVLEAEAADE
- a CDS encoding NAD-dependent epimerase/dehydratase family protein, with protein sequence MNVLVTGANGTVGTALREHLESELETGLEPTWIDIEPHPTCETTMGDVTDYATVQEAMVDQDAVIHLGMPDFLGGPGSKSLAWSEGFAASCQAIGNVFEAATSEGVDTVVYASSNHAVGMYEVQNAPEIYGTDYDLLVDHTVSPRPDSRYGVVKVFGEAMGQLAADAHGVNCYAIRIGSVRDPEYDHPYGDAERGVDRGDFERDSDDYEEQVARQKCLWQSRRDLAREVARCLERGAARDEAVDERGEFDVFYGRSASDRSWFDLEHAREVIGYEPADDATAWRGPPE